From a region of the Kosakonia radicincitans DSM 16656 genome:
- a CDS encoding IS6-like element IS26 family transposase codes for MNPFKGRHFQRDIILWAVRWYCKYGISYRELQEMLAERGVNVDHSTIYRWVQRYAPEMEKRLRWYWRNPSDLCPWHMDETYVKVNGRWAYLYRAVDSRGRTVDFYLSSRRNSKAAYRFLGKILNNVKKWQIPRFINTDKAPAYGRALALLKREGRCPSDVEHRQIKYRNNVIECDHGKLKRIIGATLGFKSMKTAYATIKGIEVMRALRKGQASAFYYGDPLGEMRLVSRVFEM; via the coding sequence ATGAACCCATTCAAAGGCCGGCATTTTCAGCGTGACATCATTCTGTGGGCCGTACGCTGGTACTGCAAATACGGCATCAGTTACCGTGAGCTGCAGGAGATGCTGGCTGAACGCGGAGTGAATGTCGATCACTCCACGATTTACCGCTGGGTTCAGCGTTATGCGCCTGAAATGGAAAAACGGCTGCGCTGGTACTGGCGTAACCCTTCCGATCTTTGCCCGTGGCACATGGATGAAACCTACGTGAAGGTCAATGGCCGCTGGGCGTATCTGTACCGGGCCGTCGACAGCCGGGGCCGCACTGTCGATTTTTATCTCTCCTCCCGTCGTAACAGCAAAGCTGCATACCGGTTTCTGGGTAAAATCCTCAACAACGTGAAGAAGTGGCAGATCCCGCGATTCATCAACACGGATAAAGCGCCCGCCTATGGTCGCGCGCTTGCTCTGCTCAAACGCGAAGGCCGGTGCCCGTCTGACGTTGAACACCGACAGATTAAGTACCGGAACAACGTGATTGAATGCGATCATGGCAAACTGAAACGGATAATCGGCGCCACGCTGGGATTTAAATCCATGAAGACGGCTTACGCCACCATCAAAGGTATTGAGGTGATGCGTGCACTACGCAAAGGCCAGGCCTCAGCATTTTATTATGGTGATCCCCTGGGCGAAATGCGCCTGGTAAGCAGAGTTTTTGAAATGTAA
- a CDS encoding recombinase family protein, whose translation MISLSPPTICNSAGYARVSTSHQKLTSQITELKTAGVRDDRVFTDMMSGATDERAGLQRLLARAEKDDIILCTKMDRLGRNTADMIRIVDTCYKKGIAILFLENGLSTEGTMGKMVIQILAAVAEAERERILERTNDGRKTAMIKGVKFGRKPHKKAELANELINKDVQVKEVMEKTGISRATYFRLKRKTAINSNEG comes from the coding sequence ATGATAAGTTTATCACCACCGACTATTTGCAACAGTGCCGGATATGCAAGAGTATCAACCAGCCATCAGAAACTGACGAGCCAGATTACTGAACTCAAAACAGCGGGAGTGAGGGATGATCGTGTATTTACTGACATGATGTCAGGAGCAACTGATGAGCGTGCAGGGCTACAGAGACTCCTTGCCAGAGCGGAGAAAGATGACATCATCCTCTGTACTAAAATGGATCGTCTAGGACGTAATACCGCTGATATGATTCGTATTGTGGATACTTGCTATAAAAAAGGCATCGCTATCCTATTTCTAGAGAATGGTCTTAGTACTGAAGGCACAATGGGAAAAATGGTTATCCAGATACTAGCAGCTGTTGCCGAGGCGGAACGAGAAAGGATCTTGGAGCGAACTAACGATGGGCGGAAGACCGCTATGATTAAGGGGGTCAAATTCGGAAGAAAGCCTCACAAGAAGGCTGAATTAGCTAATGAATTGATTAATAAGGACGTACAAGTTAAGGAAGTAATGGAAAAAACGGGTATATCAAGGGCGACCTATTTTAGGCTGAAAAGAAAAACAGCTATTAACTCTAACGAAGGATGA
- a CDS encoding HEPN/Toprim-associated domain-containing protein has translation MSTWTDISIGNFTLYDTQNDYHQWYFQKADRVREIVKDEDGSWSEGTFIGYRTTVAQMRRRLQLNGYDRAALERDFSTAIESWKTDSIAELAKLESEEHPHGENYLQYRITWLKHVIPVLENATLDDWLDRLNKAACWPSNERDFAQLLTWIETGDPVLSLMVSSVDGDCSWVRDSNFNFPCTQRDFYSLAILLITEDGAVCELDLKWLISAELTDDFDDLEEKHAGATQPLRHARQSLSELSALVGTVAKLAMRQPFVLFKGLTFQKLCLPGAFRPGDHHNKMLRPGLCVVHASPQYL, from the coding sequence ATGTCAACGTGGACAGATATCTCTATCGGTAACTTCACTCTGTACGATACGCAGAATGACTATCATCAATGGTATTTTCAGAAGGCCGATCGTGTCAGGGAGATTGTCAAAGACGAGGACGGGAGCTGGTCAGAAGGAACGTTTATCGGCTATCGGACGACCGTGGCACAGATGCGCCGACGGTTACAGCTGAACGGATATGACCGGGCCGCTCTCGAACGGGATTTTTCGACTGCCATTGAGTCCTGGAAAACGGATTCTATTGCGGAGCTGGCCAAACTTGAAAGCGAAGAACATCCCCACGGAGAAAATTATCTTCAGTACAGAATCACCTGGCTGAAGCACGTCATCCCGGTTCTTGAAAATGCAACGCTGGATGACTGGCTTGACCGGTTAAATAAGGCGGCATGTTGGCCGAGTAACGAGAGAGATTTTGCCCAACTTTTGACGTGGATTGAAACCGGTGATCCTGTGCTTTCCCTGATGGTCAGCTCGGTTGACGGTGATTGCTCCTGGGTTCGTGATTCGAACTTTAATTTCCCGTGTACACAACGAGATTTTTACTCTTTAGCGATTCTGCTAATCACTGAGGATGGCGCTGTATGCGAACTGGACCTGAAATGGCTCATATCTGCCGAATTGACTGATGATTTTGACGATCTGGAAGAAAAACATGCGGGAGCCACTCAACCGCTTAGACATGCCAGACAGAGCCTCTCTGAGTTGAGTGCACTGGTAGGCACTGTTGCAAAGTTAGCGATGAGGCAGCCTTTTGTCTTATTCAAAGGCCTTACATTTCAAAAACTCTGCTTACCAGGCGCATTTCGCCCAGGGGATCACCATAATAAAATGCTGAGGCCTGGCCTTTGCGTAGTGCACGCATCACCTCAATACCTTTGA